A single window of Plasmodium malariae genome assembly, chromosome: 8 DNA harbors:
- the PmUG01_08037700 gene encoding conserved Plasmodium protein, unknown function has product MDRNSDYYSKENFEYGDIKHNNYNSKNKIMKKYLNTVEAGMKEETNSFSGSSKLNSNTSNEEFEEGSCLGSEENIILTGKEGRNCYNEDEEGNEKEVKGEEGNEKEVKGEEGNEKEVKGEEGNEKEVKGEEGNEKEVIGEEGYNSYETQSLNESSIHNSLSYKNTYIISNKDNNSNSESLNDELDDLPLEEDEKQGNSTSPFEEENEQSNGEKKEKDNSERHVEEQEGAGEYGTEECKDSGKKTNLKKYSGVDMTNLLKSDALDDYATFEMKECLFNLGQMQMDVKNSAFFDVEIKDINEWKAKYRYLTSSYRKLDKEINKTINSEQINLITRRSIKQHKDFLDDEYKEWLGVLQKTVSEFRKNIGSHVSELNEREYLILSRNICEDFKEKNIEEGNINVLLYLLVMKHEISIEHNVMKYLEDSYMSISTDKILNNTVQKIIEVNKNIKDIGGKTGTWSDEENNYFMKVYESNSNFGDKVLVDVLKSGISKSEEEIYEHLAWYRQFVSYKNLKNKYTNSISIININDQKKNDSKVEEKKYMIQKWKEKKKQESDIKNMELQQMKKDEMKIKKKMREDIKKKKQMIQEQLNSKKKEEMKKNKIEKSQKSILSEEMLQRINERNERILQKKVQSNLNINEENNEKDKKIHKQKYMHIQSKLLSNTDNLLKRIESTVETIKNIL; this is encoded by the exons atgGACAGGAATTCTGATTATTATagtaaagaaaattttgaatatggtgatattaaacataataattataattcaaaaaataaaataatgaaaaaataccTGAACACAGTGGAAGCAGGTATGAAAGAAGAGACCAATAGCTTCTCAGGAAGTAGTAAATTAAACAGTAACACTTCGAATGAAGAGTTTGAAGAAGGGAGTTGTTTAGGTAGTGaagaaaacataattttaactGGTAAAGAAGGAAGAAATTGCTACAATGAGGACGAAGAGGGAAATGAAAAAGAGGTAAAAGGCGAAGAGGGAAATGAAAAAGAGGTAAAAGGCGAAGAGGGAAATGAAAAAGAGGTAAAAGGCGAAGAGGGGAATGAAAAAGAGGTAAAAGGCGAAGAGGGGAATGAAAAAGAGGTAATTGGCGAAGAAGGCTACAACAGCTATGAAACACAATCATTAAACGAAAGTTCCATACACAATTCTTTATCATATAAGAACACTTATATAATTAGTAACAAGGATAATAATTCCAATTCA GAGTCCTTAAACGACGAGCTTGATGACCTTCCACTGGAAGAAGATGAAAAACAAGGCAATAGCACATCTCCATTTGAAGAAGAGAATGAGCAGTCGaatggagaaaaaaaagaaaaagataattcAGAAAGGCATGTAGAAGAACAAGAAGGAGCGGGAGAATACGGAACGGAGGAGTGTAAAG ATTCGGGGAAAAAGACAAacctaaaaaaatatagtggTGTGGATATGACCAACCTGTTAAAATCGGACGCACTAGATGATTATGCGACCTTTGAAATGAAGGAGTGTTTATTTAATCTTGGTCAAATGCAAATGGATGTAAAAAACAGCGCATTTTTCGATGTAGAAATTAAAG aTATAAACGAATGGAAGGCAAAATATAGATACCTGACGTCATC ATATCGAAAACTAgacaaagaaataaataagacAATCAACAGTGAACAAATCAATCTGATAACc AGAAGGAGCATTAAGCAGCACAAAGATTTCTTAGATGATGAATACAAAGAG TGGCTAGGCGTTTTACAAAAGACCGTATCTGAATTTAGGAAAAATATCGGATCGCACG TTTCTGAATTGAACGAAAGAGAATACTTAATATTGTCGAGAAACATTTGCGAagattttaaagaaaaaaacatagaAGAA GGCAACATAAACGTCCTATTGTACTTGCTTGTGATGAAACATGAAATTTCGATTGAGCATAAcgtaatgaaatatttagaGGACTCTTATATGTCTATAAGTACAg ataaaatattgaataaTACGGTGCAGAAAATTATTGAAGtcaacaaaaatattaaggaCATAGGGGGAAAAACT GGAACCTGGAGTGATGAGGAAAATAATTACTTTATGAAAGTTTACGAAAGCAACTCCAATTTCGGGGACAAG GTCCTTGTGGACGTGTTGAAAAGTGGTATAAGTAAAAGCgaagaagaaatatatgaacaccTTGCCTGGTACAGGCAATTCGTctcttataaaaatttaaaaaataaatatactaaCAGTATCAGCATCATCAACATAAAt GatcaaaagaaaaacgaCTCAAAagttgaagaaaaaaaatatatgatacaaaagtggaaagaaaaaaaaa AACAAGAATCcgacataaaaaatatggagcTACAACAAATGAAGAAGGacgaaatgaaaataaaaaaaaaaatgcgaGAAGA tattaaaaaaaagaaacaaatgaTACAGGAACAGCTCAAcagcaaaaaaaaggaggaaatgaaaaaaaat aaaatagaaaaatctCAAAAGAGCATCCTGTCTGAAGAAATGTTACAAAGAATAAATGAGAGAAATGAACG cattttacaaaaaaaggtTCAGTCCAACTTGAACATCAACGAGGAGAATAACGAGAAGGACAAAAAGATACACAAGCAAaagtatatgcatatacaaaGCAAATTGCTAAGCAACACAG ATAATCTATTGAAACGGATTGAATCAACTGTAGAGACcataaagaatattttgtag
- the PmUG01_08037800 gene encoding conserved Plasmodium protein, unknown function translates to MYILSNNTTSVFSSAHNSLKRVCYTHHFVCTFQNFVSKNAAPKTERNGRPVDLTDNVDSLVEKILGVVHYLEDVNNYVIDFKKELLTKLEYLVQHDAALYESYEHNENIFNEIYTYNESKLSRYSKYLDDLKNEKLEIFNNTINNIQKENIYYVNFVYKNLLTKIDLLSDLNKKKLDKEKRRNLHELTKYLDRLKVKLLGIQKLFNKVLIEKSVTIKKANDENRGLFELSASDYLHGNSNFDTFSSYVINDFLLNDKRINVVNYNNNSFFKNNFMYFNFLFNYMKERSDNDSKRVNSKNVSNKTNVYNRNNFNVYIYLKDPLIEEHDMSYLGYYVVADLYIIDVIIKNVERIAENKWNSKKVYTDVLVCIDNYIVKYNVLSSNIYLDMQADIKPIFKGSSSSNGSSSSSSNGSSSSSSNGSSSNGSSSSNGSSSSNGSSSNGSSSNGSSSSSSSSSSSSSSNGSSSSNGSSSNGSSSSSSYNNSVEEKKIAVILAQLERKKRLNYRNTIFKDDYYKKIVEKKIKKDERKKGLNYGIYNKSTLSYIRKKNIFFDSYKEYYKKFLSLYTYEEIFNIMCSNNNKCISSIINSLNVVNSNTFILKSHLKLKKELKKFFQTNQNKLRYKINSGATCPSVDNYLLRNESKVDAAISGSVMNCSGANDNTEHINKVHEDHLNKCPVQSSNIFINKEMCVRELNTRPVLDNDDHFINMNNVDDYLNTYYVSYHESFKVVKKEHYFSVLSHIFETYLKNAHSNDIINRYPYLKSTSNITIHFLGMLPEIMKLSKTSKYCDSLYALGNTYLQKGTEFEREEQGEEDAEADGIGDKAAEERDDKRDEVINTEISTEIAFLKKYNNKYMQLFQHHLEEEIKFINYFEILIQKKMAIIVEENEFLKLYIFYGKKSLPNLPYTPIFFSCRTIIKIEVLRDVKTKQIIYSSRSFFLETLITLKEYKIRNESAYIIIETSDEKSSIKKRLKMEMLYRMSPMSHINAYIISNKGRETVYHKGNVYQRSASDIKHVISDIRNDFLNIILPQYNLFDLFDSHIYIIICLRNENC, encoded by the exons atgtatatccTTTCTAATAATACCACCTCTGTTTTCTCGTCCGCACATAACTCTTTAAAGCGTGTCTGTTACACTCATCATTTCGTTTGTACGTTCC AAAATTTCGTTTCAAAAAATGCTGCTCCGAAAACAGAAAGAAATGGTCGACCGGTCGATTTAACTGATAACGTTGATTCACTGGTAGAAAAGATTTTAGGTGTAGTACATTATTTGGAGgatgtaaataattatgttatagattttaaaaaagaattattaacaaaGCTGGAATACCTAGTACAACATGATGCAGCTTTGTATGAATCTTATGAACACAAcgaaaatatattcaatgaaatatatacctATAATGAGAGTAAATTGAGTAGATATTCAAAATACTTGGATGACTTGAAGAATGAAAAActagaaatatttaataataccaTAAATAACATTCAGAaggagaatatatattacgtgAACTTTGTTTACAAAAACCTCCTTACCAAAATTGATCTCCTGAGTGACCTCAATAAGAAG AAACTGGACAAGGAGAAGAGAAGAAATTTGCACGAACTGACCAAGTACTTGGACAGGCTGAAAGTTAAGCTGCTAGGCATACAAAAGCTATTCAACAAGGTGTTAATAGAAAAATCAGTAACAATCAAAAAGGCAAATGACGAAAATAGAGGACTGTTTGAATTATCTGCTAGCGATTATTTGCATGGAAATAGCAACTTTGACACGTTTTCAAGTTACGtaataaatgattttttactaaatgataaaagaataaatgtaGTCAATTACAacaataattctttttttaagaataattttatgtatttcaattttttgttcAATTATATGAAGGAAAGGAGCGACAATGACAGCAAGCGTGTGAATAGCAAGAATGTGagtaataaaacaaatgtgTATAATAGGAACAATTTTAACgtttacatttatttgaaAGACCCGCTAATAGAGGAGCATGATATGTCTTACTTGGGTTACTACGTGGTTGCTGACTTGTACATAATTGATGTTATTATAAAGAATGTTGAACGCATTGCTGAGAATAAGTGGAATAGTAAAAAGGTATATACAGATGTGTTAGTGTGTATAGATAATTATATagttaaatataatgtactgtctagtaatatttatttagataTGCAAGCGGACATTAAGCCCATTTTTAAaggtagtagtagtagtaatggtagtagtagtagtagtagtaatggtagtagtagtagtagtagtaatggtagtagtagtaatggtagtagtagtagtaatggtagtagtagtagtaatggtagtagtagtaatggtagtagtagtaatggtagtagtagtagtagtagtagtagtagtagtagtagtagtagtaatggtagtagtagtagtaatggtagtagtagtaatggtagtagcagtagcagtagttATAACAACTCAgttgaagagaaaaaaattgcaGTTATTCTTGCACAGctagaaagaaaaaagagattgaattatagaaatacaatttttaaggatgattattataaaaaaatagtcgaaaaaaaaataaaaaaggacgaaaggaaaaaaggttTGAATTatggtatatataataaatctactttatcatatattagaaagaaaaatatattttttgattcatacaaagaatattataaaaaatttttatccttATATACGTATGAAGAAATATTCAATATCATGTGTAGTAACAACAATAAGTGTATTAGCAGTATTATTAACTCCTTAAATGTTGTTAATAGcaatacttttattttaaaaagtcatttgaaattaaaaaaggagtTGAAAAAGTTCTTTCAGACGAATCAGAACAAACTGcgttataaaataaattcggGTGCTACTTGTCCGAGTGTTGATAATTATCTGCTTAGAAATGAGTCCAAAGTTGATGCCGCAATTAGCGGTAGTGTTATGAACTGTAGCGGAGCAAATGACAATACGGAACATATCAACAAGGTACATGAGGACCATTTGAATAAATGTCCAGTACAAAGCagtaacatatttattaacaaaGAAATGTGTGTGAGAGAGTTGAATACACGCCCAGTGCTTGACAATGATGACCATTTTATCAATATGAACAATGTTGATGATTATTTGAATACATATTATGTGTCTTATCATGAATCCTTTAAAGTAGTTAAAAAAGAGCACTACTTTTCTGTTTTATCGCACATTTTTGAgacttatttaaaaaatgcacACTCAAATGATATCATTAATAGGTACCCATACTTAAAAAGTACGAGTAATATTACTATTCATTTTTTGGGCATGTTACCTGAGATTATGAAACTTTCCAAAACGTCCAAATACTGCGATTCTTTGTATGCCTTGGGAAATACCTACCTACAGAAGGGGACAGAATTTGAACGTGAGGAACAGGGGGAAGAAGATGCAGAGGCGGATGGGATAGGAGATAAAGCGGCGGAAGAGAGAGATGACAAAAGGGACGAAGTAATAAACACCGAGATAAGCACTGAAATTgcgtttttaaaaaagtataataataagtaCATGCAACTGTTTCAGCATCACTTAGAAGAAGAGATAAAATTTATcaattattttgaaattttgaTACAGAAAAAGATGGCAATTATTGTTGAAGAAAATgagtttttaaaattatatattttttatggtaaGAAGAGTTTACCGAATTTACCTTATACTCCCATTTTTTTTAGCTGTAGAACAATTATTAAGATAGAAGTATTAAGAGATGTTAAAACAAAGCAAATAATATACTCCAGTAGATCTTTCTTTTTAGAAACGTTAATAactttaaaagaatataaaattaggAATGAAAGTGCATATATAATCATCGAAACTTCAGATGAAAAGAGTTCAATAAAGAAAAgattaaaaatggaaatgctTTATCGTATGTCCCCCATGTCACATATAAATGCTTACATTATTTCTAATAAAGGCAGAGAGACTGTATATCACAAAGGAAATGTTTATCAGAGATCTGCCAGCGATATTAAGCATGTTATCAGTGATATTCGAAAtgactttttaaatattatactaCCGCAGTATAACTTATTCGATCTCTTTGACagtcacatatatattattatatgtttaagGAATGAAAACTGCTGA